The Akkermansia sp. N21116 genome includes a region encoding these proteins:
- a CDS encoding beta-N-acetylhexosaminidase — translation MKTYIALILELFCQLCLADSLYNIIPEPAEVTPGTGTTKNLSVIRAQKTAGLGDEGYTMDITPGGVIIQFSTPDGRAMATATLFQLRDQLSDTPQGIPCGKIADRPNFPWRGMMVDVGRYYYPMSELLKFVDAMHYYKYNVLHLHLTEDQGWRLPVPGYDKLRTIGAVRPSAPKNQNNSLLANEGMYTKKELADLVAYCAKRGIKVLPEVEMPGHNMALAASYPEFCCNSKKAQVWTHGGVSSKLICPQKPATKKFITDVFNTLESIFPFTYVHIGGDECPMGDWKNCPDCQKARAAKGQGDDVHAEMSDFTTSLTQQLAQRKRKPILWYDINKSYYHKGETVMSWLPGEFPRCIDKTKEQGIDLIVTPQFKYYLARCQFNYPKGDPRFKPEGSPILLKDCYNFDPRNGRTKEDTSHVKGIQLCMWAEWIPSAELLMYMTFPRAIAVSENCWGEFSKHPSLEEFEKKLESHKKHFQKRFGYTLERNMTNKPLRENSITQKEINRINSNYEKGQRQVS, via the coding sequence ATGAAAACGTACATAGCACTTATTCTGGAATTGTTCTGCCAGCTTTGTCTCGCCGACAGCCTTTATAACATCATCCCCGAACCTGCCGAGGTTACCCCCGGTACCGGCACTACAAAAAACCTCAGCGTCATCCGAGCCCAGAAAACAGCAGGGCTTGGGGATGAGGGATATACCATGGATATCACACCTGGAGGAGTCATCATCCAATTTTCCACTCCCGATGGGCGGGCCATGGCGACAGCCACCCTCTTCCAATTGCGGGACCAACTCTCCGATACCCCCCAAGGCATCCCCTGCGGTAAAATTGCAGACCGCCCCAACTTCCCTTGGCGCGGCATGATGGTCGACGTCGGACGGTATTACTACCCCATGTCCGAGCTTCTCAAGTTCGTAGATGCCATGCACTACTACAAATACAACGTCCTCCACCTGCACCTCACGGAAGACCAGGGATGGCGTCTACCCGTCCCCGGCTACGATAAATTGCGCACCATCGGAGCCGTCCGTCCCTCCGCTCCGAAAAACCAGAACAATTCCCTGCTCGCCAACGAAGGAATGTACACCAAAAAGGAACTCGCCGATCTCGTCGCCTACTGTGCCAAACGCGGGATCAAAGTTCTGCCGGAAGTTGAAATGCCCGGCCATAACATGGCCCTGGCCGCTTCCTATCCCGAATTCTGCTGCAACAGTAAAAAAGCCCAGGTCTGGACGCATGGAGGTGTTTCCTCCAAACTCATTTGTCCTCAAAAGCCGGCTACCAAAAAATTCATCACCGACGTCTTCAATACCCTGGAATCCATTTTCCCGTTTACCTATGTCCATATCGGCGGTGACGAATGCCCCATGGGCGATTGGAAAAATTGTCCGGACTGTCAAAAAGCCAGGGCAGCCAAAGGCCAGGGCGACGACGTCCATGCGGAAATGAGCGACTTCACCACCTCCCTCACCCAACAGCTGGCCCAAAGAAAACGTAAACCCATCCTTTGGTACGATATTAACAAATCGTACTATCACAAGGGGGAAACCGTCATGTCCTGGCTGCCGGGAGAATTCCCCCGTTGCATCGACAAAACTAAAGAACAGGGTATCGATCTTATCGTCACACCCCAGTTCAAATACTATCTGGCACGCTGCCAGTTTAACTACCCCAAGGGGGATCCCCGCTTCAAGCCGGAAGGCAGTCCCATCCTGCTAAAAGACTGCTACAACTTCGATCCCCGCAATGGACGAACCAAGGAAGACACCAGTCACGTCAAAGGCATCCAACTCTGCATGTGGGCCGAATGGATTCCCTCCGCCGAACTCCTGATGTACATGACCTTTCCCCGCGCCATCGCCGTCTCCGAAAACTGCTGGGGAGAATTCAGCAAGCACCCCTCGCTGGAAGAATTCGAGAAAAAGCTCGAATCCCACAAAAAACACTTTCAGAAACGCTTCGGCTACACGTTGGAACGCAATATGACCAACAAACCCTTGCGCGAAAATTCCATCACTCAGAAGGAAATCAACCGTATCAACTCCAACTACGAAAAAGGCCAGAGACAGGTCTCCTGA
- a CDS encoding sulfatase, with protein MNWLLSIALPAAVFATCASSQEQTLKEQEQRPNIIMIITDDHAYQTLGTCDKDSPMPYPNFHKMADEGMVFDRSYCANSLCGPSRACIYTGRHSHMNGYLFNEHAKPFDGSQPTFPKMLQKAGYQTGLVGKWHLESNPTGFDYWEIFPGQGNYFNPDFITPGKDGKRIVTRVPGYATELVTQKSIDWLDKRDKDKPFMLVVGHKAPHRNWCPSIQNLGRAKQFADTIDPPSNLKDDFSDRPDFLKKTEQTLANHFDVWSDEHLIKEVVPEDIRKMIVCPKYEWPMPEWGRMNPEQKKAWYDYHKARTEKLVKDIRSGKIKNKDDILLQRWRHYMEDYLGTVLSVDESIGQLMDYLDKNGLAENTIVLYCGDQGFYMGEHGLYDKRWIFEESFRMPLIMRWKGHIAPGVRSEAFVQEIDYAPTFCDVAGIATPENMATFQGKSLTPLFKTGEHKDFSDRPLYYAFYENPGEHNAPRHDGLRSGKYTLSYLWTSDEWMLFDNEKDPAQMHNVYNKPEYAEDTRKLTELYKQLRQAYQVPDGFPGAKGKLSVTPKWDCAPKGSNANPEPASTN; from the coding sequence ATGAACTGGCTCCTATCAATTGCACTGCCTGCGGCAGTATTCGCGACCTGTGCCTCCTCTCAGGAACAAACTCTTAAGGAACAGGAACAACGCCCCAACATCATTATGATCATCACAGATGATCATGCCTATCAAACTCTTGGCACCTGCGATAAGGATTCTCCAATGCCTTATCCCAATTTCCACAAAATGGCAGATGAAGGCATGGTCTTTGATCGCAGTTACTGCGCCAACTCGTTGTGCGGTCCATCCCGCGCCTGCATTTACACAGGGAGGCATTCCCATATGAATGGCTACCTGTTCAACGAACATGCCAAGCCTTTTGACGGTTCCCAGCCCACCTTCCCCAAAATGCTTCAGAAAGCCGGCTACCAAACGGGGCTTGTCGGCAAATGGCACTTGGAATCCAACCCGACCGGATTCGACTACTGGGAAATCTTCCCCGGTCAGGGCAACTATTTCAATCCCGACTTCATCACTCCCGGAAAAGACGGCAAAAGGATCGTCACCCGCGTCCCAGGCTATGCCACCGAGCTCGTAACCCAAAAGAGCATCGACTGGCTGGATAAGCGAGACAAGGACAAGCCTTTCATGCTCGTCGTCGGCCACAAGGCACCGCACCGCAACTGGTGTCCGTCCATCCAGAACCTGGGACGAGCCAAACAATTTGCCGACACGATTGATCCCCCCTCTAACCTGAAGGACGACTTTTCCGACCGTCCCGACTTCTTGAAAAAGACGGAACAAACGCTCGCCAACCATTTCGATGTATGGTCCGACGAACACCTTATCAAAGAAGTCGTTCCGGAAGACATCCGCAAAATGATCGTATGCCCCAAATACGAATGGCCTATGCCCGAATGGGGGCGGATGAACCCTGAACAGAAAAAAGCCTGGTACGACTACCATAAGGCCCGTACCGAAAAACTAGTTAAAGATATCAGAAGCGGCAAAATCAAGAACAAGGACGATATCCTTCTTCAACGCTGGCGCCACTACATGGAGGATTATCTCGGCACCGTCCTGTCCGTCGATGAAAGCATCGGCCAACTCATGGACTACCTCGACAAAAACGGTCTTGCCGAGAATACTATCGTTCTCTACTGCGGCGACCAAGGTTTCTACATGGGCGAACACGGCCTCTACGACAAACGCTGGATTTTTGAAGAGTCCTTCCGCATGCCCCTCATCATGCGCTGGAAGGGGCATATCGCACCCGGAGTCCGTTCCGAAGCCTTCGTTCAGGAAATCGACTATGCCCCTACCTTCTGCGATGTAGCCGGTATCGCCACGCCAGAAAACATGGCAACCTTCCAGGGGAAGAGTCTCACTCCGCTCTTTAAGACCGGAGAACACAAAGACTTCTCCGACCGCCCCCTGTACTATGCCTTCTACGAAAACCCGGGCGAACACAACGCCCCCCGCCACGACGGGCTGCGTTCCGGCAAGTACACCTTGTCCTACCTCTGGACCAGTGATGAATGGATGCTTTTCGATAACGAAAAAGATCCTGCTCAGATGCACAATGTGTACAACAAGCCGGAATATGCCGAAGACACCCGGAAACTCACCGAACTCTACAAACAACTCCGTCAAGCATATCAGGTGCCGGATGGATTCCCCGGAGCCAAAGGCAAACTCAGCGTCACCCCCAAGTGGGACTGTGCGCCCAAGGGGAGTAACGCCAATCCCGAACCCGCCTCTACCAACTAA
- a CDS encoding GNAT family N-acetyltransferase: MIHPPRLSLAKETDLPDILNLQYLAYRSEAELVGDHRIPPLLETLDDLKRQYETGTIICSMHNNAGLLIGSVRGTIRDKNLFIGKIMVHPRYQGQGYGKQLLNYIEHKAPDTVVRFELFTSNLSKRNLSLYLSMGYSVFREQAVAQRKWTFIFMEKIISRAIIFPIREEP, from the coding sequence ATGATTCACCCGCCCCGCCTATCCCTCGCCAAGGAAACAGATCTACCGGATATCTTGAACCTCCAGTATCTGGCCTACCGCAGCGAAGCGGAACTGGTCGGAGATCACCGCATTCCTCCCCTGTTGGAAACTCTGGATGATTTGAAACGCCAATATGAAACCGGCACAATCATCTGTTCCATGCACAATAATGCAGGACTCCTCATCGGCTCCGTCCGAGGTACAATTCGAGACAAAAATCTTTTCATCGGCAAAATCATGGTCCACCCTCGCTACCAGGGGCAAGGCTACGGGAAGCAACTGTTGAATTATATAGAGCACAAAGCTCCCGATACCGTCGTTCGCTTCGAACTTTTCACCAGCAATCTCAGCAAACGCAATCTGTCCCTCTACCTCTCCATGGGGTACTCTGTTTTTCGGGAACAAGCTGTCGCACAAAGAAAATGGACATTCATTTTTATGGAAAAAATCATATCAAGGGCCATAATCTTCCCCATCCGTGAAGAGCCATAA
- a CDS encoding endo-1,4-beta-xylanase: protein MKTHHIWKKCHIGILCIVCAFFIEVKSASSAEHTEHSLKRAVEGNFLMGVALNTRQVNGRDQQATRLIKQHFNSIVAENCMKSSAIHPEKNRFNFADADKLVHFGEENGMAVIGHCLIWHSQLAPWFCIDENGAKVSPDELKKRMRDHIHAVVGRYKGRIKGWDVVNEAIESNGSWRKSPFYEILGEEYIPLAFQYAHEADPQAELYYNDYGMDAKAKRNKVVELIGMLKKRGLRIDAVGMQGHMGMKYPESDNFEKSILSFSNAGVNVMITEWDMSALPNVQTGANIADTVAYRKSIDPYTDGLPDAISQAWNNRMKEFFNLFLKHSNVITRVTVWGLTDGDSWKNGFPVRGRVDYPLLFDRHYMPKPFVQEIMEHQADPSR, encoded by the coding sequence ATGAAAACGCATCACATTTGGAAGAAGTGTCATATCGGGATTCTGTGCATCGTATGTGCGTTTTTCATTGAAGTGAAAAGCGCGTCAAGCGCAGAACATACCGAACATTCCCTAAAACGGGCCGTTGAAGGAAACTTCCTGATGGGAGTCGCCCTCAACACCCGCCAAGTTAACGGACGGGATCAACAGGCAACCCGGCTCATCAAGCAGCACTTCAATTCCATCGTAGCAGAGAATTGCATGAAGAGTTCCGCCATCCATCCGGAAAAAAACCGATTCAACTTTGCCGATGCAGATAAGCTGGTGCATTTCGGCGAAGAAAACGGCATGGCCGTCATTGGTCATTGCCTCATCTGGCATTCCCAACTCGCTCCATGGTTCTGTATTGACGAAAACGGAGCCAAGGTATCTCCCGATGAACTTAAAAAACGCATGAGGGACCATATCCATGCGGTCGTAGGTCGCTACAAGGGACGCATCAAAGGCTGGGACGTTGTCAATGAAGCTATTGAATCCAACGGTTCCTGGCGCAAAAGCCCCTTTTATGAAATCCTGGGAGAAGAATACATTCCCCTTGCCTTCCAGTATGCCCACGAGGCAGATCCCCAAGCCGAGCTATACTACAACGACTACGGCATGGATGCAAAAGCCAAGCGCAACAAAGTTGTGGAACTGATCGGAATGCTCAAAAAGCGGGGTTTGCGCATTGATGCTGTCGGCATGCAAGGCCATATGGGGATGAAGTATCCCGAATCGGACAATTTCGAGAAAAGCATCTTGAGTTTCAGCAATGCCGGAGTCAACGTCATGATTACGGAATGGGATATGAGCGCCTTGCCAAACGTTCAAACCGGTGCCAACATCGCCGACACGGTCGCTTATCGGAAATCAATTGATCCATACACCGATGGTCTGCCGGATGCCATATCGCAAGCGTGGAACAACAGGATGAAAGAGTTCTTCAATCTTTTTCTGAAACACTCCAATGTCATTACACGTGTCACGGTATGGGGATTGACGGACGGAGACTCATGGAAAAACGGATTTCCCGTCCGGGGCCGCGTAGATTATCCCTTGTTATTCGATCGACACTACATGCCCAAACCTTTCGTTCAGGAGATTATGGAACACCAAGCGGATCCCTCAAGATAA
- the lgt gene encoding prolipoprotein diacylglyceryl transferase encodes MFATYIHDLNPILLQLGETIAIRWYGIAYLMGFVAGYFLLKYLSGKNLYPIAQERLSDFITWTAVFGVLLGGRLGYVIFYWIPNRGLDAFLADPLTAVRVWEGGMASHGGIIGVTLFTLYYARKHGINWVAITDGLAIVAPVGLFFGRMANFINGELYGRIIHSHSWVGMKFPAELHENMQLRHQALQKIYDECPDSILQNLAAASPLPDRADAYSAQWMIERVRDTPAIKDIVGSVLPERYPSQLYEGLAEGIILFTVLWGIRILYPKAYNGIFSGIFCFLYAIGRIIVENYREPDSPVWFNLTRGQFLSLFLFLIGTGFFIYAFKTKKTVQAVN; translated from the coding sequence ATGTTCGCCACATACATCCACGACCTCAACCCCATCCTCCTCCAACTGGGAGAAACGATCGCCATACGATGGTATGGCATTGCCTACTTGATGGGCTTTGTCGCCGGGTACTTCCTCCTCAAGTACCTCTCCGGAAAAAACCTTTATCCCATCGCCCAAGAGAGACTCTCCGACTTCATCACCTGGACCGCCGTCTTCGGCGTACTTCTCGGAGGCCGTCTCGGCTACGTCATTTTCTATTGGATCCCCAACCGGGGACTGGACGCTTTCCTGGCCGACCCTCTCACCGCCGTCCGCGTCTGGGAAGGAGGCATGGCCAGTCACGGAGGTATCATCGGAGTCACGCTTTTCACTCTCTACTATGCGCGGAAGCACGGCATAAACTGGGTTGCCATCACCGACGGACTTGCCATTGTCGCTCCGGTAGGGCTCTTCTTCGGACGCATGGCCAACTTCATCAACGGAGAACTCTATGGACGCATTATCCACAGCCACTCATGGGTCGGCATGAAATTCCCCGCCGAATTGCATGAAAACATGCAACTGCGCCACCAGGCTCTTCAAAAAATCTACGACGAATGCCCCGACTCCATCCTCCAAAACCTGGCAGCGGCATCTCCTTTGCCCGACCGAGCCGACGCCTATTCGGCCCAATGGATGATCGAACGCGTTCGTGATACCCCGGCCATCAAAGACATCGTCGGATCCGTCCTGCCCGAACGCTACCCGTCTCAGCTTTACGAAGGCCTGGCCGAAGGCATCATCCTTTTCACTGTCCTTTGGGGTATACGTATCCTCTACCCCAAAGCCTACAACGGCATCTTCAGCGGCATTTTCTGTTTCCTCTACGCCATAGGACGAATTATCGTCGAAAATTACCGGGAGCCGGATTCCCCTGTCTGGTTCAATCTCACTCGGGGTCAATTCCTTTCCCTCTTCCTCTTCCTGATCGGAACCGGCTTCTTCATCTACGCGTTCAAAACGAAAAAAACCGTCCAGGCCGTCAATTAG
- a CDS encoding M42 family metallopeptidase: MEPYDLLENFSNASGISGHEDEVRALFVSSLQGCGRFYTDKTGSTICEHGDSGPRIMLAAHMDEIGFLIQNITPQGFLQIVPIGGWWTHTLPSQRVIITTRSGEKIRGVIGSKPPHLLPESQKKSLMTMEALFIDIGAESADQAIHEFGVHPGDPVTPDSTFTYLRSKGKVMGKAFDNRAGLAAMTAATLSLTRSGHPNILLATATVQEEVGIRGAKTATQAILPDCAIILEGPPADDTPGFAPSESQGKLGGGVQIRLYDPTAITNPRLARLVEETALNAGIPYQLTVRRSGGTDAGAIHLSGQGVPCIVLGIPARYIHAHNGIMSLADFDAAIALCEALVRRLDAKAVASLTQYI, encoded by the coding sequence ATGGAACCTTACGATCTACTGGAAAATTTTTCCAATGCCTCCGGCATCTCCGGCCATGAAGATGAAGTGAGAGCCCTATTCGTCTCCTCCCTCCAGGGATGCGGTCGCTTCTACACCGATAAAACAGGATCCACCATCTGTGAACACGGAGACTCCGGCCCGCGCATCATGCTGGCGGCGCACATGGATGAAATCGGGTTCCTCATCCAAAACATCACTCCGCAGGGATTCCTCCAGATAGTCCCCATCGGAGGTTGGTGGACGCATACCCTGCCCAGTCAACGCGTCATCATTACCACTCGTTCCGGCGAAAAAATCCGAGGAGTCATCGGTTCCAAGCCTCCGCATCTTCTACCCGAATCCCAAAAGAAATCCCTGATGACCATGGAGGCCCTCTTCATCGACATCGGAGCCGAATCTGCCGACCAGGCCATCCATGAATTCGGTGTTCACCCCGGGGATCCCGTCACCCCGGACTCCACCTTCACCTACCTCCGCAGCAAAGGAAAAGTCATGGGTAAAGCATTCGACAACCGCGCAGGCCTCGCCGCCATGACCGCAGCCACCCTCAGCCTCACCCGAAGCGGTCACCCGAACATCCTCCTTGCAACCGCCACCGTCCAGGAAGAAGTCGGTATCCGTGGGGCCAAAACAGCTACCCAGGCAATCCTCCCGGACTGCGCCATCATTCTGGAAGGCCCTCCCGCCGACGACACTCCGGGGTTTGCTCCGTCGGAATCCCAAGGGAAACTCGGAGGAGGCGTCCAAATCCGCCTTTACGATCCGACCGCCATTACCAACCCGCGCCTCGCCCGCCTTGTAGAAGAGACCGCCCTCAACGCCGGCATCCCCTACCAGCTCACCGTCCGCCGATCCGGAGGTACCGATGCCGGAGCCATCCACCTCTCCGGACAAGGAGTTCCTTGCATCGTTCTTGGTATTCCCGCACGCTATATTCATGCCCATAACGGCATCATGTCACTAGCCGATTTTGACGCGGCCATCGCCCTTTGCGAAGCCCTTGTCCGCCGTCTGGACGCCAAGGCTGTTGCCTCCCTCACGCAATATATATAA
- a CDS encoding Amuc_1102 family pilus-like protein: MKTALKMMLAVAGAFSLFSGSAQAETVVKVVGPVKIERVQSMDSPTIQAQTRDMRFKPKAWAYLEAAIKVDARDSVTRKAPLFLNDLKVKFYVAVKTPPDERPAGTLLLTKEITYVNVPVGETFYACVFLSPSSVKRLTGSETVLGSLFEKTGISISYGDKTIYPETGGRKKNWWESQSLTLSENYPLLSKNQTPFMMLWYDRYPEISPKSDENSSGGATE; the protein is encoded by the coding sequence ATGAAGACTGCTCTTAAAATGATGTTGGCCGTAGCTGGCGCTTTTTCTCTATTCTCGGGCTCTGCTCAGGCAGAAACGGTGGTGAAGGTGGTCGGCCCCGTGAAGATTGAACGTGTCCAGTCCATGGATTCCCCGACAATCCAGGCTCAGACGAGGGATATGAGATTCAAGCCCAAGGCATGGGCCTACCTCGAAGCTGCTATCAAAGTCGATGCGCGGGATTCTGTAACCAGGAAGGCGCCTCTGTTTCTCAACGATTTGAAAGTCAAATTTTATGTGGCTGTCAAAACTCCCCCGGATGAACGTCCTGCCGGGACCCTCCTGTTGACCAAGGAAATTACCTATGTGAATGTCCCTGTCGGGGAAACATTCTACGCCTGCGTTTTCCTTTCTCCCTCTTCCGTCAAACGTCTGACCGGTTCGGAAACCGTGCTGGGTTCTCTCTTCGAAAAGACAGGAATTTCTATTTCTTATGGTGACAAGACCATTTATCCGGAAACGGGAGGGCGCAAGAAAAACTGGTGGGAGAGCCAATCTCTTACCCTCAGCGAAAACTATCCTCTTCTCAGCAAGAACCAGACTCCTTTCATGATGCTCTGGTATGACCGTTACCCGGAAATCTCCCCCAAGAGCGACGAGAATTCCTCAGGCGGTGCTACCGAGTAA
- a CDS encoding Amuc_1101 family PilM-like pilus complex protein, with product MSDSRQIVALNVGSKRVTMGVFTRSGKNGLALSRYGSRVLDLDPSEESMRLGQMSSAIGELVSELKVKGSTVNYSVSGQSVFIRFIKLPPIDNADVTQLVKFEAQQQVPFPIDEVIWDYHLLPSNGLEQEAVLVAVKADALNSLDDVVESHGLVTGQVDCAVASIYNAYRDSYPDDNDPAMIIDIGAKTTDLIYCEAGRFFTRSISAGGVFITSAIAREFNTSFMEAEQAKVTKGLVSMTNGQTEGMDPEVAALATSIRNAMTRLASEIQRTTNHYRAQMHGSAPVKAYLCGGGASLPYTKEFLEERLGIPVAFFNPLHNVGVGSQVNVDKVAAEAYMLGGIVGTALDAVGRAAINIDLVPTAVGRRREAKRKLPKVIMGVVIAVIGAGIYTAASFMSLERAVAVEKVVGAKEESVQALANKIAKNKTAINDLNGKLAQYELLSLQRYGYSSLLSEFVDTAPSDAFWVTDFSPLTNYNPNNIDGMSGDAIVKDTFATEKASSIVVPTTPDASAAAKRPGAGQASAPKRLEVNAILLKGFVRNALGGESVIQDIRKKIEANGDKSLFTFKKPDGSPLEMRQVLAAGDAKTSNNFVKSFSLVLPLKRPLPVTTQEQQN from the coding sequence ATGTCTGATAGCCGACAAATTGTAGCGTTAAACGTGGGGTCCAAACGGGTAACGATGGGCGTCTTTACCCGTTCCGGCAAGAACGGTCTGGCCCTGAGCCGTTATGGATCGCGAGTCCTTGATCTTGATCCTTCCGAGGAATCCATGCGCCTTGGACAGATGAGTTCCGCCATCGGAGAGCTTGTCAGCGAACTCAAAGTTAAAGGCAGTACGGTCAACTACTCCGTTTCCGGACAATCCGTTTTCATCCGTTTCATCAAACTGCCCCCGATCGATAATGCCGATGTGACCCAGCTTGTTAAGTTTGAGGCCCAGCAGCAGGTACCGTTCCCGATCGATGAAGTAATCTGGGACTACCATCTTCTTCCTTCCAACGGACTGGAGCAGGAAGCTGTTCTTGTCGCTGTCAAGGCGGACGCCCTCAATAGTCTTGATGATGTCGTCGAGTCCCACGGATTAGTTACCGGCCAGGTTGATTGCGCTGTGGCATCAATCTATAATGCGTATCGTGACAGTTACCCGGATGACAATGACCCGGCGATGATTATCGACATCGGAGCCAAGACGACGGACTTGATCTACTGTGAGGCAGGCCGTTTCTTTACCCGCAGTATTTCAGCCGGCGGCGTGTTCATTACGTCGGCTATTGCCCGTGAGTTTAATACGAGCTTTATGGAGGCTGAACAGGCCAAGGTTACCAAGGGCCTCGTATCCATGACTAATGGACAGACTGAGGGAATGGATCCTGAAGTGGCTGCCTTGGCTACGAGTATTCGCAATGCGATGACACGCCTTGCTTCCGAAATCCAGCGTACGACGAACCATTACCGGGCCCAGATGCATGGTAGTGCCCCTGTTAAGGCATATTTGTGCGGCGGCGGAGCTTCTCTTCCCTATACTAAAGAATTCCTTGAAGAACGTCTGGGAATCCCGGTTGCATTCTTCAATCCGTTGCACAATGTGGGCGTAGGTTCGCAGGTCAATGTGGACAAAGTGGCTGCCGAGGCATACATGTTGGGCGGCATTGTCGGTACCGCATTGGATGCCGTGGGACGTGCTGCGATCAATATCGATCTGGTTCCGACTGCTGTCGGTAGAAGACGTGAGGCCAAGCGCAAGTTGCCAAAGGTGATCATGGGAGTTGTTATCGCCGTGATTGGTGCCGGTATTTATACGGCAGCTTCCTTCATGAGTCTGGAACGTGCCGTAGCAGTGGAAAAAGTCGTTGGTGCAAAAGAAGAAAGCGTGCAGGCGTTGGCAAACAAGATTGCGAAAAACAAGACTGCCATCAACGATCTCAACGGCAAGTTGGCCCAGTACGAACTTCTTTCCCTGCAACGTTACGGCTATTCGTCCCTGCTCTCCGAGTTTGTGGATACGGCTCCTAGCGATGCTTTCTGGGTAACGGATTTTTCGCCGTTGACCAATTACAATCCCAACAACATTGACGGAATGTCGGGCGATGCCATCGTGAAGGATACCTTTGCGACGGAAAAGGCCAGTTCCATTGTCGTTCCTACTACTCCGGATGCTTCGGCTGCTGCCAAACGCCCGGGGGCGGGTCAGGCGAGTGCCCCCAAGCGGCTTGAAGTCAATGCCATTCTCTTGAAAGGTTTTGTTCGCAATGCCTTGGGAGGAGAATCCGTCATTCAGGACATCCGCAAGAAGATCGAAGCCAATGGAGACAAGTCCCTGTTTACCTTCAAGAAGCCCGATGGCTCTCCTTTGGAAATGAGACAGGTTCTTGCTGCAGGCGATGCCAAGACGAGCAATAATTTCGTCAAGTCATTCTCTCTGGTGCTGCCTCTCAAGCGTCCCTTGCCGGTTACGACTCAAGAACAACAGAACTAA
- a CDS encoding Amuc_1100 family pilus-like protein, producing MSSWIKENKASIIAGGIGVVLVAGIAAVGISKNSEAEILQQKIRSAEGSIQSMARDVMPPTEEVLKQSSEILKDYKESMSSIEALYAPFRKNCVLENIDAQAFQNDLKKMTADWKNACAAKNIIVTPEAQYMGFNAYMASAPPSTAAPMLNFERLGMNYFLTKLAESGVSKFMRVYRAPLAIEAVGADTKAKSNARPEVSARPRGGKKASSELWQPLTFEVAFMGDRQSVATFLNDITTNDQYLFTISALRVKNEIQTPPSYEKPKTASAAASAVKPSSPGISLAGGVGTGEVKRDVRPADSNEEDDAPKSVEILRQVLGNEKVNVHLVVSLIYFPEQPETATKNK from the coding sequence ATGAGCAGTTGGATCAAAGAAAACAAAGCATCCATTATTGCCGGAGGAATCGGGGTTGTTCTCGTAGCGGGCATTGCCGCCGTGGGCATCTCCAAGAATTCGGAAGCCGAAATACTTCAGCAAAAAATCCGTTCGGCGGAAGGCAGCATTCAATCCATGGCCCGGGATGTCATGCCTCCTACTGAGGAGGTGTTGAAGCAATCGTCGGAAATCCTTAAGGATTACAAGGAAAGCATGTCGTCTATTGAGGCTCTTTATGCTCCATTCCGCAAAAATTGCGTTTTGGAGAATATTGACGCCCAGGCGTTCCAGAATGACTTGAAAAAGATGACGGCGGATTGGAAGAATGCCTGTGCGGCCAAGAACATTATTGTGACTCCTGAAGCGCAGTATATGGGCTTCAATGCCTATATGGCATCGGCTCCGCCTTCGACGGCAGCTCCGATGTTAAACTTTGAGCGTCTGGGAATGAATTACTTCCTGACCAAGCTTGCCGAAAGTGGAGTGAGCAAATTCATGCGCGTGTACCGTGCTCCTCTTGCAATTGAAGCAGTGGGCGCAGATACCAAGGCTAAAAGTAACGCCAGGCCGGAAGTTTCTGCCCGTCCTCGTGGAGGTAAAAAAGCTTCTTCCGAGTTGTGGCAGCCGTTGACCTTCGAAGTCGCATTTATGGGAGACCGCCAATCGGTGGCTACGTTCCTGAATGATATTACGACGAACGACCAATATCTCTTCACGATTTCCGCTCTCCGCGTTAAGAATGAAATCCAGACGCCTCCTTCCTATGAGAAGCCCAAGACTGCCTCTGCGGCGGCCTCGGCTGTCAAACCTTCCTCTCCCGGTATATCTTTGGCCGGAGGAGTGGGAACAGGAGAGGTCAAGCGTGATGTGAGGCCGGCCGACAGCAATGAAGAGGATGATGCACCCAAGTCGGTGGAAATCCTTCGCCAGGTACTGGGAAATGAGAAAGTTAATGTCCATTTGGTCGTGAGTCTCATCTACTTCCCTGAACAGCCCGAAACTGCAACCAAGAACAAATAA